TCACAACAACACTGCTCCAATATCGTCCGGTCCGGCTCATCGCCGGCATACACCCAGATCATTGCCATGGGACGCTTGGACCGATTTATAAATCGGTGCGGACGGTCTTGCGGGATGCCCGCTGTATCGCAGTCGGACAATTCATATTCACTTCCCGCGACCTGACAGACCGCCGTCCCTTCAATAATTGTAATCGATTCATCAAACCCATGGATATGGCACGGCAGCGAAGCGCCTGGCTGAAACAGGCCGTAGCCGCCACAAATTCCCCGGGAACCATACCGACGGGCAAACAAATCACGAAAAAGAGCCCCTGATGATAGCTCGTAAACAGACGCTGTTTCAAATCGAGTCAAGTGCTCGGCAGACGAGGGATTGGTCTCTGAGCAGTCTTCAATAGAAAACTTCTTTTCCACCCACTCCCGCGTTGGTTGCTCGCTGGCAAAAGCCACGAAGCAGGAAACCGGCTGTTCACTCAGATCACTGTGAACCCAATGGGGTAACCCGGCCGGCACATGCAGGGCGTCGTACTGCTCTAGTACATAGCGGCGTCCTTCAACGATAACATGGATCTTTCCCGAAAGGGGAACGATCACTTCGCTGACCGGATGCACATGGGCTGGAAGGACGGCATCTGGTTGAAATATTGCGATTCCAGTAGAGAGTCCTTGCGAACCCAGATCGCCTGAAATCAGTGCTTGGAATTCAACATTTTCAGTCAGCGAAACGATTGATGATTCATTCACGGACACGATGACTTCCTGTCGTCCCTGCTGTTGTGTACTACTCATGGATCCGGCTCCCTGATTTGCCTGAAATGGGCTCACAGCCCGGCATGGTGATTTGACTATCCTGGAATGTCTGAACTGTCAGGTCGGCTTCTGCAAAACCATGTTTGATGTCCAGTAACTGACATGTTTCGCAGATTTGCTTCCAGGTAATTTCGTCTAATTCAATACCAGATTCCAATCGCCGGGCCCTGGTTCGCTGTTCCAGTTCGCCTGGCATGAGAATCTCACCATTGTCGATTACGGTTCGTGAACTCTTAACGAATGTAACAAAACGTTCCATCTCTGGAAAGAATTCATTTGCAGAGCCAAAGAAACTACGGTCAATGATAATCGACAGCATCCCGTTTGCCACCCGCCAGGCGTTTTCCGGATTCGTACACGAACTGCCTGTGAGCGCGCCGGCGAGTAGTTCGATGATCAACGAAAGGCCGGAACCTTTATGACCGGAAATGGGGAGAATCGCGCCCGGTGGATCTCCATAAAAGTGCCGGGGGTCATTGGTCGGATTCCCTTCTGAATCAATCAGGCAACCGTCTGAAACCATCTTTCCCTGATTGAGGGCAAGACGAATCTTTCCCTCGGCGACAGTACAGGCCGACATATCAAGAATGATTGGCTTTCCCTCTCCAGCAGGCACCCCGGCAGTGAACGGATTCGCCGAGAGCCGACGATCGATTCCACCGAACGGAGCAACCAGCATTCCCGCTCCACTCGTATTGACAAAATGCAGAGAGATCATCCCGGCTTCTGCTGCCATTTCCGCCCAGTCACCGATGCGTCCCAGATGCCCCGCATTTCGTAATGCGATCACCGAGACTCCCTGTTGGGCTGCTTTGTTGATGCCAAGTTGAATCGCTGTTTCTCCGACGCTTTGTCCCAGACCGAATTGTCCATCGACCACGGCAATCACGTCATTCTCACTGACGATCCGAATCGGTTGATTGGCAAGTACTTTTCCGTTGCGCAACCATTCCACGTACGAAGGAATACGAATTACGCCATGGGAATCGTGTCCGACGAGGTTCGCCTCAACGAGGCGCCGGCCAACGCGGTGTGCTTCATCCGGTTGGCAGCCTGCTGCTGCGAATATCTCTGCTGCGAGTGATATCAGATGGTCGTGTTGAAATTTCATCGTAACACCTCTTTCGATTGATGAATGAATTTCTGAAGAGTGTGGCAGTCCGGCGAAACCAGCCCTCGGTTGCCTCCCGCAGACATGGTGACTTCACTGACATAAACATCGCCATCTGAATCGACCCAGACGTCATGCGGAGCAAAGAAATCTCCAGGAGAGCAGGGGGTCTCGCCACCTCCCCAGCGGGACTGCAGTTCTCCCTGCAGATTGAAGACACTCATTCGACCGCCGGTGGCGTCGGGCGTTGGTGGATGCGTGTCTGACCACATCCCTGCGCGAAACCCCAGCTCAGCGACATACACGTTGGAAGCGTGATCGATAAACACTTCACAGGGACGGGCGACATCGTTCCATGCGGTGACATATTGACCTTCGGCGGTGAAAATCTGAATCCGACTGTTTTCACGATCGGCAACATAAATTATTCCGCTGTGATCAACGGCGATACCGTGCGGGATATGAAACTGTCCCGGACCATCGCCGGGTTCTCCCCAGGACAACAGCAGTTCCCCGTCTGCCGTGAATCGATGGATGCGTGCGTTACCGTAACCATCGGCCACGTAGAGATCGCCACAGGGCGAGATTGCCAGATTTGTAGGAAAATTGAAAGGGGCTCCGGCACGTTGAATGTTGCGGTAATCCACGCTGGTCGCACCGGTGTCAGAAAAATGCCCGCTGGTGCCTAAGGTCATTAAGAACTCGCCGTCGGCGGAAAATTTCTTAACCGTATGATCTAGGTCGTCAACGCAATAAACCGCATCGTCCGGCCCGATGGTAATTCCGTGTGCTCGCGCGAAAACGCCTTCGCCCCACGTAGATTTGAACGTTCCATCCGGATTGAAGATCGCAACCGGATGTGTGCCGCGATTGAAAACATACACTCGATTACGCGAGTCTGTCGCAACCGCAGTGACTTCGATCAAATTCAATTCGGGGGGCAGTCTCGGCCAGTTCTCCGCGACGCGATAGCGGAATGCCTTCTCGCCGACTTCAACGGCTCTTTGATTTTTGTTAGCAAAGGTCTCAGCTGTCATGGTTTGCTCCGGTAAATATGATGAAACCCTTCTGTTTTGACGCGCACGCGATACAGGCTCTTGTCGATGGTGACATACAGTGTGTTCTTATCGTCGCCGATGCCAAACTCAACATTGCTGGGAATACCTTTCCAGTCTTCAAACTCACCGCTCTGGTTTTTCGGTCCTGTTGGGAGAAAGGCGAGTTCCTTTCCCTGCGGATTAATGACCAGCAGTCCGGGTTTTTTAAGACTGCGGCAGGTGAGATAGAGATTGCCTTGCGCATCGACGGTCATCCCGTCACAGCCGGCCTGCTGGCCGAAGTCAACCAGGGTTCGCGGCGGTCCTGAAATCAGCCCTTTCTCATTCAGTGGAAATGCGTAGACTTTCATTGCACCTTTGATTGGCGCCGGGTCATGCGGGCTGGGTGTGGCACCTTCACTGCCGTTGTTGTGATCGCCGACATACAATGTGCGTTAATCCGGGCTGAGTGCGATGCCGTTTGGTTTTTCGACCATGTGTGTGATTTCAGTCACAGTCGAATCCAGGTTGAGGCGATAAACCGCACGATGTTTCAATTCGCGTGCTTCGTCACCAATGTAACGGGGATCGGTGAAATAGATTCGACCCTGTGAATCAATACACAGATCATTGGGGGCATTGAAATGTTTCCCATGAAAGCGATCCACGAGCGTCGTTCCCTCACCCGTTTTTGTATTCCAGCGTATCAGCCGCCGACCACCGCCGTCAGCTCCATCGCAGGAAATCAGATCTCCATTCAAGTCAAACGCAAGTCCGTTCGACTTGCCACTATTATCAGTGAATACCGTTGTGCGTTTTGTTGCGGGATCGAAACGGAGAATCATGCCGTTCTCTTGTTTTCCAAAAGGCATATCCGTGAAATAAATGCTGCCGTCAGGTGCGACTGCTGGTCCTTCCGTTAAACCGCTATTGATTTTGGCTTGCCGCGTAAATAACAATTCCAGTTTCGCGTGCTCGGGAAAGATCGGATTCTGCTGAACATCCTCAGCCCGAATGAATGTTGAGGGAATGCAATTGCAAATCAGCACGCTAATAGTTAAAACGATCCAACGCATTTCGGACTCCTCTGGAAGCTGATATACTTGATCTTGTAACAGGTCACTATTCTAAGCCTGCCGACTGTGTGACGTGAATTCAGTATCAGCCGAATGTCAGTTGAAATCGGACGAGAGATAAAACGACCGGGGC
This genomic interval from Gimesia alba contains the following:
- a CDS encoding cupin domain-containing protein; amino-acid sequence: MSSTQQQGRQEVIVSVNESSIVSLTENVEFQALISGDLGSQGLSTGIAIFQPDAVLPAHVHPVSEVIVPLSGKIHVIVEGRRYVLEQYDALHVPAGLPHWVHSDLSEQPVSCFVAFASEQPTREWVEKKFSIEDCSETNPSSAEHLTRFETASVYELSSGALFRDLFARRYGSRGICGGYGLFQPGASLPCHIHGFDESITIIEGTAVCQVAGSEYELSDCDTAGIPQDRPHRFINRSKRPMAMIWVYAGDEPDRTILEQCCCEEA
- a CDS encoding malate/lactate/ureidoglycolate dehydrogenase, with protein sequence MKFQHDHLISLAAEIFAAAGCQPDEAHRVGRRLVEANLVGHDSHGVIRIPSYVEWLRNGKVLANQPIRIVSENDVIAVVDGQFGLGQSVGETAIQLGINKAAQQGVSVIALRNAGHLGRIGDWAEMAAEAGMISLHFVNTSGAGMLVAPFGGIDRRLSANPFTAGVPAGEGKPIILDMSACTVAEGKIRLALNQGKMVSDGCLIDSEGNPTNDPRHFYGDPPGAILPISGHKGSGLSLIIELLAGALTGSSCTNPENAWRVANGMLSIIIDRSFFGSANEFFPEMERFVTFVKSSRTVIDNGEILMPGELEQRTRARRLESGIELDEITWKQICETCQLLDIKHGFAEADLTVQTFQDSQITMPGCEPISGKSGSRIHE
- a CDS encoding peptidyl-alpha-hydroxyglycine alpha-amidating lyase family protein — its product is MTAETFANKNQRAVEVGEKAFRYRVAENWPRLPPELNLIEVTAVATDSRNRVYVFNRGTHPVAIFNPDGTFKSTWGEGVFARAHGITIGPDDAVYCVDDLDHTVKKFSADGEFLMTLGTSGHFSDTGATSVDYRNIQRAGAPFNFPTNLAISPCGDLYVADGYGNARIHRFTADGELLLSWGEPGDGPGQFHIPHGIAVDHSGIIYVADRENSRIQIFTAEGQYVTAWNDVARPCEVFIDHASNVYVAELGFRAGMWSDTHPPTPDATGGRMSVFNLQGELQSRWGGGETPCSPGDFFAPHDVWVDSDGDVYVSEVTMSAGGNRGLVSPDCHTLQKFIHQSKEVLR